The following are from one region of the Plasmodium gaboni strain SY75 chromosome 12, whole genome shotgun sequence genome:
- a CDS encoding hypothetical protein (conserved Plasmodium protein, unknown function) produces MSICQFPISNSKGICYRQRTTECVKENNGITKFFLKDLIKESTLKNNDDVSKNEIQDKEKKNVHPNEKNQSFNVSYTWETDIISGLRFINVLNKKDKKKLGFQCIYCRDRQLFKKKSSVLFHMVTFNHGLKNSVIDELKINERTSDDRLNFINNFNAEKQITIEKENIVEKNITKDYNLIKLEIEFVSTMNLLTLDELKELFLFFFPEQVMSTDENIIKENVIEKFLLNINSLSENYSRIIEKEYHMPHCSKDLNHITLSEYLNQLKNVKLEEKTNLHCEEIVDSELAINETMTSQNKQCEEKKMCANQEKNIVETSNENILSKNITEEQKVYIIEENRNDKINAEDQVHIKSVEKKDNVVVDEKNMNNLVIEQNIENVIVEEKKKRKRKEKIKIDENKHILININDYNILRHDDQLFISLTTNKNKPRKEKTIIGKENLLIINNSINNDEMNKQDNNDENMNTTTCSNINDNNSTKSNNNNNNNFHNIYNCGSSYNNHEHIKNVKGSDNSNIHPNSNNNNNNNNNDNKNKNTMNVLLNLNDKEKKKRSRNEGNKEAKMNVTKKVRNMENKNNMDTNFLYEKNVDNQNKNEHLSEQKLINYESIIGIDDITKSNGLKEQDNTISSNPNYNIISTASNTCDMQEEFYNNMNININRCLCKQTIINNNNDDINNNNNIINVNETKEQGNVKDSYSTNNNEEDTNILNKIPNDNKIQRIQIQVDDDLNDNKKNISEKNVEEPILNCSKNKIVNMVNYKDKIRIDKRRNKSVIEKKEINNKNILKKITKTNTLNSNTKGRKQKANIIETQKDNILKKNLKRNYSYKINTYKEKKRIINYNKRNNSRKNIIKTTGLMNNYYKHQHIDNIIINKKKNTKLFNKKNKLNNIINNKCYKKVNEHICTSSIKEIKQLCNLSNENIIPHNEHLSCTRSYRLSRYIKK; encoded by the exons atgagtATTTGTCAA TTTCCTATAAGCAATTCAAAGGGAATATGCTATAGGCAAAGAACTACAGAATGTGTCaaa GAAAATAATGGAATAACTaagttttttttaaaagatttaataaaagaatCAACTTTAAAAAACAATGATGATGTATCAAAAAACGAAATACaagataaagaaaaaaaaaatgtcCATCCAAat GAAAAAAATCAATCATTTAATGTGTCATATACTTGGGAAACTGATATAATAAGCGGATTGAG GTTTATAAATGTTCTGAATAAAAAGGACAAGAAAAAATTAGGCTTTCAgt gCATATATTGTAGAGATAGACaactttttaaaaaaaaaagtagTGTATTATTTCACATGGTTACCTTTAATCATGGTTTAAAAAATAGTGTCATAGACGAATTAAAG ATTAACGAAAGAACTTCAGACGATCgattaaattttataaacaaTTTTAACGCGGAAAAACAAATAACtatagaaaaagaaaatattgttgaaaaaaatattacaaaagattataatttaattaaacTTGAAATAGAATTTGTATCAACAATGAATTTATTAACATTGGATGAATTAAAAGAGctgtttttatttttttttcctgAACAAGTAATGTCAActgatgaaaatataattaaagaaaatgttATTGAAAagtttttattaaatataaattccTTATCAGAAAATTATTCTAGAATAATTGAAAAGG AGTATCATATGCCTCATTGTAGTAAAGATTTAAATCATATCACATTAAGTGAATATTTAAAccaattaaaaaatgtaaaattAGAAGAAAAAACTAATCTTCATTGTGAAGAAATTGTGGATAGTGAGCTAGCCATTAATGAAACGATGACTAGCCAAAATAAACAATgtgaagaaaaaaaaatgtgtGCAAATcaggaaaaaaatatagtaGAAACAAGcaatgaaaatattttgtctaaaaatattacaGAAGAACAGaaggtatatataattgaagaaaataggaatgataaaataaatgcAGAAGATCAAGTACACATAAAAAGtgtagaaaaaaaagataatgTTGTTGttgatgaaaaaaatatgaacaatCTTGTAATTGAACAAAATATTGAGAATGTCATTGTGgaagagaaaaaaaaacgaaaaagaaaagaaaaaatcaagatagatgaaaataagcatatattaataaatataaatgattataaCATTCTTAGGCATGATGATCAATTATTTATTAGTTTAACGacaaataaaaacaaacctagaaaagaaaaaacaattATAGGGAAAGAAAATTTGctaataataaataatagtataaataatgatgaaatGAATAAGCAGGATAACAATGATGAGAACATGAATACTACTACTTGTagtaatattaatgataataatagtaCTAAGAgtaacaataataataataataattttcataatatttataattgCGGCAGtagttataataatcatgaacatattaaaaatgttaaaGGGTCAgataatagtaatattCATCCAAActcaaataataataataataataataataatgacaataaaaataaaaatactatgaatgttttattaaacTTGAACGATaaggagaaaaaaaaaagatcACGAAACGAAGGAAATAAAGAAGCAAAAATGAATGTAACTAAAAAAGTAAGAAATATggaaaacaaaaataatatggatacaaattttttatatgaaaaaaatgtggacaatcaaaataaaaatgaacatTTGTCTGAACAgaaattaattaattatgAATCTATAATAGGGATAGATGATATCACAAAAAGTAATGGTTTGAAAGAACAGGATAACACAATATCTTCAAATCCgaattataatattattagtaCAGCTTCCAATACATGTGATATGCAAGAAGAATTTTATaacaatatgaatataaatataaatagaTGTTTATGCAAACAAACCATCATCAACAACAACAATGATGacattaataataataataatattataaatgtaaatgaAACTAAAGAACAAGGTAATGTTAAAGATTCATATAgtacaaataataatgaagaagaCACAAATATTCTTAATAAGATACctaatgataataaaatacaaaGAATACAGATACAGGTAGACGATGATctaaatgataataaaaagaatatttcTGAAAAAAATGTGGAAGAACCCATTTTGAATTGttcaaaaaataagatTGTTAACATGGTTaattataaagataaaattaGGATCGATAAAAGGAGAAACAAAAGTGTTATTgaaaaaaaggaaattaataataaaaatattctaaaaaaaataacaaagACAAATACATTAAATAGTAACACAAAAGgaagaaaacaaaaagCAAATATAATTGAGACAcaaaaagataatattttaaaaaaaaacttaaaaagaaattattcttataaaattaatacttataaagaaaagaaaagaattattaattataataaaagaaataatagtagaaagaatattataaaaacaacAGGTTTGatgaataattattataaacatcaacatatagataatattattattaataaaaaaaaaaatacaaagCTATTCAATAAGAAAAACAAActaaataatattatcaacaataaatgttataaaaaggtaaatgaacatatatGCACTTCTTCaattaaagaaattaaaCAGTTATGTAATTTATctaatgaaaatattattccACATAATGAACATTTGTCATGCACACGTTCATATAGATTATcaagatatataaaaaaataa